The stretch of DNA GACAACCaggaaaaattctagaaaactaCTTGGAATGGAAAGCTCCTCTCAGCGTGGTTGTTGAGAGTATATGGAGTTGTACATAGGatctatttttcaagaaaaaaatccctttccTCCCTGGGCACCTAcctgttaaatttttaaacttgAAAGATACGTGATTTCTGACAGAAAAGAGAAGATCTTAAAATGTAATAGTAAAACAGCTTGGGACCTTtgactttgaaaaataagaagaTTCACATGAAGCTAGGAGAAGGCATTAGGTTCCTGAATAACAGACCATGCAATTTTGTACAGATGGAGATGTTTTGAAAACACCtaccaaaataataaaacttgGAAAGAACCTTATCACAGAGTTTTTAACTCatgtataagtaaataaaatgaaccaGTTCTTTAGACTagcactgtccagtagaactttctgcagtgataaTATTCCAAATCTGTGTTGTCTGATACACTAGCCGCTGTTGAGCCCATGGGGGCAGGTGAGACTGAGaatctgagtttgtttttttttttttttttttaatggtgggaGTTTGGTTTATTAAGCTGTGCCTTAGTACAGGTGCTGGGGCTTGCCCATGGTGCTCTTAATGTACAAAGCCCGGACGTTCTGCCAACTTTTCTTGAGCAATGACACCAGAAAGTTGACAGCTAAGTGGATGTTGTACACAAGCTCATCATCTGTCATCTTCACATGGCCAACAGCCACTGCCAGACACAACACCTTTCTCATCTGGAACTTGATTGTGGATTTCACTTCATCAACTTTGGCCACCATGTTCTCATTGTGGGTCAACAAAGAAGGGAATTTGCCAGCCTTATTCAGGCCTGGGCCCAGGATTCGTGGGATCTGCTTGATCAGGGACTCTGAAGCCAAAAAGGCATCATACGTCTTGGCCAGCTTCTTGACCAGTTTCTTATTCTTGTTGAGTTTCTTCAGCGCTTCGATGTCCACGTGG from Hippopotamus amphibius kiboko isolate mHipAmp2 chromosome 10, mHipAmp2.hap2, whole genome shotgun sequence encodes:
- the LOC130830449 gene encoding 60S ribosomal protein L10a-like, with protein sequence MCLPCSFCMTNCKHAKCPADTLDEAVREALHGNQRKRWTFLETVELQISLKNYDPQRDKRFSGTVRRKSTPRPKFSVCVLGDQQHCEEAKAVDIPHVDIEALKKLNKNKKLVKKLAKTYDAFLASESLIKQIPRILGPGLNKAGKFPSLLTHNENMVAKVDEVKSTIKFQMRKVLCLAVAVGHVKMTDDELVYNIHLAVNFLVSLLKKSWQNVRALYIKSTMGKPQHLY